The DNA region GTGCCGGAGGCAGCTGTCCGTGAGGACCGGCAGCGCAACGCCGACCACGCCCGGGCTCGGATCCGCGAGCTGATCGGGACGGTGTCCGGGGCGAGGTCGTCGGCCATCCCGTCGCTCGCGTTCGGCCATGCCTCCAGCATGGTGTTGGCCAAGGAGCAGGCGATGCGTGCCGACCTCGTGGTCATCGGCAAGCGGCGGCGCGGCCTGCTCGCCGACTTTTTCCTCGGCAGCGTGACACAGCGCGTCCTGGGTGCCGGGTCAGCCGATGTGCTGGTGCTGCCGGCAGCACGGAAGGAACCCGGGCCGGTCCAGCGCTTCAGGAATCTGCTGGCCTGAGAACGGTGGCAGGCCCCGCCTACACATGGCACTCATGTCGCCCTGGTGGCTGGTTGCCGCCCCCTTCCGAGCCAGACAAGCTCATGGCGTCGCGCACCTTGTCCTCGAAGATGCGCAAGCTCCGCTCATGGCGGCGGAACGCCAGGCCGTCCACCAAGGACCCTTCCGCCCGAAGCCCCTAGGGTCTCGCCAGCGCGTCGCTGATGCAGCCACGGAGCCAGCGCAGCCCCTCGTCCTGGTCGGTGCGTTGCGACCAGGCCATCTGCGTGCGGAACGGCGGCAGCTCGACCGGTGGCGTCGCGACATGCAAGGTGGCCGCGACACCGGGTCTTCGCAGCAGGCTCTCGGGTCCGGTGTAGACCATGCGCGATCCGGCCAGCAGCGCTGGCGCGGTCGCGAAGTGGGGCACCGTCAGGACGATGCGACGCGCCTGGCCACGCACGGCCAACGCCTCGTCGATCAAGCCCAGGGCGTCGCCTTGCACCAGCACGTTCAGGTGCTCCGCGGCCAGGAAGGCCTCCACGGTCCGCGGCGGCCGGATGCCGGAGTCGCGTGCGACGGCGCAGAGGTAGCGCTCCTCCAGCAGCGGCTGGCTTTGCAGGTCGGCCGTGAGCGTATTGAAGATGCCCAGTGCGAGATCGAGCTGGCCCGAGCGCAACATGGCCGGTGCATCGGCCCGGCCGGCATGCAGGACGCGCAGCCGCAGCGACGGTGCCTCCTGCCGGATGCGCGGCAGGACCCGGGGCAGCACCAGCATGGCGGCATGGTCCGACGCGCCGATGTGCACGCTGCGCTCGGAGGTCGCCGGATCGAAGCGGCCGCCGTGCGACAGCAGGCGGCCCACTTGCGCCAGGATGGACCGCACCTCGGGCAGGGCCGCCAGCGCGACGGGCGTCGCTTCCATCGCGCGGCCCTGCCGCACCAGGATCGGATCGCCGAACGCCTCGCGCAGCCGGCCCAGCGCGTGCGACAGGGCCGGCTGGCTCAGGTGCAGCCGGCGCGCCGCGCGCGAGACGCTGGCTTCGGCCACGATGGCCTCGAAGACGACAAGCAGGTTCAGGTCGATGCGGCGCAAGCTCATGGGGCGAGATCATCCATCCATCGCGTGCATGGCCGGTGCATCGGAAACCAGCATTTCCCAACCGCGGCGGGCGCCGCTAAGGTGGTGGACGTCCAGACACGAGGAGACACGATGACGATATTCACCGGCGCGGGCAATGCCCGCCGCCGCCTGCTGATGGCCGGAGCCCTGCTGGCCACCGGCGTCGCCCACGCGCAAGCCCCGGCCGCGCGCCCGATCAAGCTGGTCGTTCCGTTCGCGGCGGGCGGTTCCACCGACGCCATCGCGCGCCTGGTCGGCCAGAAGCTCGGGGAAGGCCTCGGGCAGCCTGTCGTGGTGGAGAACCGGCCCGGCGCCGCCGGGGCCATCGCCAGCGAACAGGTCGCCAAGGCGCCCGGCGACGGCCTCACGCTGCTGCTGGCGACCACCAGCACGCATTCCATCCTGCCGGTGGCCAACCCGAAGCTGGCGTACGACGCGGTTGCGGACTTCGCGCCGGTTGGCCTGGTGGCACGGGCGCCCAACGTCCTGGTGGCCAGCCCGAAGTCCGGGGCCGCGACGATGAAGGACCTGGTGCAACTGGCGAAGTCCAAGCCGGGCGCGCTGAGCTTCGCCTCCAGCGGCAACGGCACCATCACGCACCTGGTGGCCGAGGCGTTCAACGCCGCCGCCGGCATCCAGGCCGTGCATATCCCGTACAAGACCGGCGTGCAGGCGCTGGCGGACGTGGTGTCGGGGCAGGTCGACTACCAGTTCGACTCGATCGTCTGGACCCTGCCGCAGGTGCGGGCCGGCAAGATCCGCGGGCTGGCGGTCACGGGCATCAAGCGCTCGGCGCTCGCGCCCGACCTGCCGACCGTCGCCGAGTCGGGCCTGGCCGGCTTCGAAGGCGTGACCTGGTTCGCGCTGGTCGCCCCCGCGACCACGCCCAGGGACGTGGTCGCCCGCCTCAATGGCGAACTGAACAAGGCGCTGCAGTCGACCGACGTGCAGGACAAGCTGGCCGCCCAGGGCGCCGAGCCGGCACCCGGCACCCCCGACGACCTGGCTCGCGTGATGCGAGAGGACCGCGTCCGGTGGGGCAAGGTGGCGCGCGACGCAGGAGTGAAATTCGAATGAACCGTTTCCGTGAACTGGTCGCCTCCGAGCGACCCCTGGTGCTGCCCGGTGCGCATGACGCGCTGTCGGCGCTTCTCATCCGGCAGACGGGATTCAAGGCCTTCTTCATCGGTGGCTTCCCGGTCGCGGGCGTGCGCCACGGCCTTCCCGACCTGGGCCTGCTGGGCCTGCGCGAATTCGCCGATGCCTACCGCGACATCCTGGCGGTCACGGACCTGCCGGCGCTGGTGGACGCCGACAACGGCTACGGCGACGTGAAGAACGTCGTGCACACGGTGCGTACGCTGGAAGCGCTCGGCGCCCAGGCGCTGTTCTTCGAGGACCAGGTCAGTCCCAAGCGTTGCGGCCACATCGCGGGCAAGGCCATCGTGCCGGCGCAGGAGATGGCGGCCAAGATCCGCGCGGCGGCGTCCGAGCGCAGCAATCCCGACACCTTCCTGATCGCCCGCACCGACGCGCGCGAGGTGGTCGGCCTGGACGAGGCGCTGCGCCGCGGCGAGCAGTACCTGCGCGCCGGCGCGGACGGCCTGTTCATCGAGTCGCCGATGAGCGTGGAGGAGATGGCCCGCATCGGCCGGGAGTTCGACGTCCCGTTGCTGGCCAACATGCTCGAGGGCGGCCGCACGCCCATCCTGCGGCCGGCGCAGCTCGAGGAGCTGGGCTTCCGCATCGTGATCTACGGTATCTCGCTGCTGATGCGGGCCACCGCCTCCATGCGCGAGACGCTGGCCGACATCGCGTCTGGCGAGTTGCGGCTGAGCGGCACGGGGGTCAGTTTCGACGACTACAAGCGCATCGTCGGGATCGACGAATGGACGCGGATCGAAGACAGCTACAAAGCGTAGCCGGTCGTGCAGTGCCTCGGCATCGGGGCTGCTGGTCGGCAAGAGGGAACGACTGCTCAATCGCCCAGCAACTCGCCCAGTGGTTTCAAGTTGTCGACACGGTCGCACACCGCCTTGATGATCATCATCACTGGCACGCCCAACAGCAGGCCCCACACTCCCCAGAGCCAAGCCCAGAACAGCACGCCTACAAACACCGATACAGCGTTGATGCTGCTTGCGGCGCTAGTCAGCCAGGGGACTATGAGGTTACCCGTCATGGTGTGGATGACGAGTGAGGCGCCCACTACCATGGTCGGCAGTTCGGCATCGCCGGTCTGCAGGAAAGCCGCGGCTCCGCTGCAGACGGCAATGAGGATGGAGCCCAAGTAGGGAACCAGATTCAGGAGGCCGGCTGCCACCCCCCAAGCGGCGGCGTGCGTCAGTCCGATCCAGGCGAACGCCGCACCGGAGACGATGCCAACGCCGAGGCTGGTGAGCAACTGCACCAGCAGGTAGCGTTGGATCTGGACGTTGATCTCGTCGAGCGCTTGTACGGTGAGCTTCTTCTGCGCCAGCCCCGGCCCAGTGATCTTGACAAGCTTGCGCCGGAAGCTGTCGCCGGACACCAGCAGGAAGTAGGTGAGGAAGGTCACCAGCACCATCTGGCCCACGGCGGTGGTCAGCCCCATGGCACCGCTCCATAGGTGCTCACGGATGTCGAACTGAGGCTTCTCGACGCGCACGCGCTGAACGCCGCTCGGCGCCCTCGAAGTGCTACGCCCGGCGGCGTCCTCCACCACCTGCGCCAGCTCGTCCGCAGCACGTTGCACCGGCTGCAGCGCCCCGTGACTCTGGCCCAACTTCTCGTTCAGCAATTGCCGCAGGCGCTGCGCCGCGACAGGCAGTGAGTTGATGATGGTGTTGGCGTCATCCGCGAGCCACCAAGCGGCACCGCCGCCGCTAACGAGCATGCCAATGACGAGCAGGGCGGCGCCCGCGGCGCGCGGAATGCGAAGTCGGGCCATCGCATCCACGATCGGCGACAGCGCGTAGTAGAAGACGAAGCTCACCAACAAGGGAATGAAGAAGGCACTGGCCCACTTCAGCATTGCCATGGCCGCAACGGTGGCCAGGATGGCGACACCAACCCTGCGCACGTCTGTGGTCGCGTGCAGCACCGTGTGCGGCGGCTCCCTCGGATCGAGCGTCTCAGGACGCGGGACCGCGAGGAGAGCCTGATCCACCTGCCGCTCTTCGATCATCAACGCCCTCGTGAGCGCACGCCAGCGTGCGAGACCGCTAAAGTATGGGCGCATCCAGAGGCGGGCGCCTGACCTACCACTGACCCGGCCAGCTCATCGCAGAACGGTCCACCCCGGCGTGCCAGCCCGTGCACAGCTTGCGATCAACGCGTGCGCGACGAGAGGTCGCGCACGCCTTCCGCCTCGAGCGGCGCAAGGACATGCATCGCAGCGCACCCAGCACGTTCTGGAGTGCCGCGGACCGTCAGGACTTGTTGGCCGGTGCCGCGGGCGCGGCCTGTTGCGGCTGCTGCGACTGTTGGGTCTTCTGCGCCGCCTGGTCGGCCTGCTGCGCCTCGTCCTTCTTCTTGGCGTGATGGGCACCCACGGCGCAGCCGGCTGCAGCGCCGACGGCTCCGTGGTTGCCGGCCACATGGCCGGCCACGCCCCCGACGGCGGCACCCTTCAGGCAGCCCTTGGCCTGGGCCATCGGTGAGGCGGCGACGAAAGCCAGCACCGAAGCGGCGACGAGGATGTTCTTGCGCATGGAGTCACTCCACATTGTTTGGATGCGCCCATGCTGGCATCGGCCCGCACCCGACCATGTGCGCGGGCAGCGGCGCTGCAGGTAGGAAACCTGGGAGCGCGCGGCCGGCGATCGACCGACGTTGGCTGACTGGAACCCGACTCGCGTGCAGGGCCGCCCCGCATCGGGACGGAGAAAGGCATCACGGGCGGCTTCTGCACGCCCGCGTAGCTGAAGCTGGCACCTTCTGCTGGAGCGCAATAGCCTTGCGTGGCCTTGATTGAGGCCCGGGGGCGGTCTACTGCACGGAGCAGGCAACAAAAGGAGAATGGACTATGGACCTGCGTCAAAACCCCGCCATCACCTTTCTTGCCGTCTTCACCTCGGAGCTGCGCAATGCACTCTCCCCCCTGACAGAGGAGCATTTCGTGGCGGAATTGAGCAGCCGCCACGATGCGTACGTCATGTACACCGAGGTACGGCTGAGCCCTAGGGAGGGCGGTGACTTTCGCATCGCTCGCTTCAAGCTCGAGGGACTTGAATTCGAGGTCAATCTCATTCAGGACCACCCGACGCCCGAAATCGCCAAGGTCTTCGGACTGAAGGTGTCTGTGCTGACGGAAGAATCGCAGATCGCCGATACGGCTCAGGAATGCGCAAAGCTGGCCTTCAGCTGGCTTGCGTACGCCACTGTCCCGGAAGCGGACGAGCTCAAGGCCAAGATCGCCCTTGCGGGCCTCGCCCCAAGCGACCTGCAGTAATGATTGCGCCCAGCCTCCTTCTTGCACCGCCCGGGGGCGAGCGCATGGGCGGCGCGGAACCCTGCGTCGCCCCCTTCGCCGCCGGACGGCAAGGGCCGGACGCTGGTGCAGGGCGCGCACCGTTGAAAGCGCGCCGGGTCGACTGTTCTACGGCCTAGGAGCTGCTGCAGGCCGTGGCGCGCCTACCGTGCGGCGTCCGCCGAGGTCGCTTGCAGGACCTGCAACAGCGCCTGGGCGCCCGCCCCCG from Ramlibacter pinisoli includes:
- a CDS encoding Bug family tripartite tricarboxylate transporter substrate binding protein, producing MTIFTGAGNARRRLLMAGALLATGVAHAQAPAARPIKLVVPFAAGGSTDAIARLVGQKLGEGLGQPVVVENRPGAAGAIASEQVAKAPGDGLTLLLATTSTHSILPVANPKLAYDAVADFAPVGLVARAPNVLVASPKSGAATMKDLVQLAKSKPGALSFASSGNGTITHLVAEAFNAAAGIQAVHIPYKTGVQALADVVSGQVDYQFDSIVWTLPQVRAGKIRGLAVTGIKRSALAPDLPTVAESGLAGFEGVTWFALVAPATTPRDVVARLNGELNKALQSTDVQDKLAAQGAEPAPGTPDDLARVMREDRVRWGKVARDAGVKFE
- a CDS encoding isocitrate lyase/PEP mutase family protein; amino-acid sequence: MNRFRELVASERPLVLPGAHDALSALLIRQTGFKAFFIGGFPVAGVRHGLPDLGLLGLREFADAYRDILAVTDLPALVDADNGYGDVKNVVHTVRTLEALGAQALFFEDQVSPKRCGHIAGKAIVPAQEMAAKIRAAASERSNPDTFLIARTDAREVVGLDEALRRGEQYLRAGADGLFIESPMSVEEMARIGREFDVPLLANMLEGGRTPILRPAQLEELGFRIVIYGISLLMRATASMRETLADIASGELRLSGTGVSFDDYKRIVGIDEWTRIEDSYKA
- a CDS encoding AI-2E family transporter, which produces MIEERQVDQALLAVPRPETLDPREPPHTVLHATTDVRRVGVAILATVAAMAMLKWASAFFIPLLVSFVFYYALSPIVDAMARLRIPRAAGAALLVIGMLVSGGGAAWWLADDANTIINSLPVAAQRLRQLLNEKLGQSHGALQPVQRAADELAQVVEDAAGRSTSRAPSGVQRVRVEKPQFDIREHLWSGAMGLTTAVGQMVLVTFLTYFLLVSGDSFRRKLVKITGPGLAQKKLTVQALDEINVQIQRYLLVQLLTSLGVGIVSGAAFAWIGLTHAAAWGVAAGLLNLVPYLGSILIAVCSGAAAFLQTGDAELPTMVVGASLVIHTMTGNLIVPWLTSAASSINAVSVFVGVLFWAWLWGVWGLLLGVPVMMIIKAVCDRVDNLKPLGELLGD
- a CDS encoding LysR family transcriptional regulator; this encodes MSLRRIDLNLLVVFEAIVAEASVSRAARRLHLSQPALSHALGRLREAFGDPILVRQGRAMEATPVALAALPEVRSILAQVGRLLSHGGRFDPATSERSVHIGASDHAAMLVLPRVLPRIRQEAPSLRLRVLHAGRADAPAMLRSGQLDLALGIFNTLTADLQSQPLLEERYLCAVARDSGIRPPRTVEAFLAAEHLNVLVQGDALGLIDEALAVRGQARRIVLTVPHFATAPALLAGSRMVYTGPESLLRRPGVAATLHVATPPVELPPFRTQMAWSQRTDQDEGLRWLRGCISDALARP